The Brachyspira sp. SAP_772 sequence TTACTAATTTCTAATATCCATGCTCAAAACAATAATCAAAAATATGATATTGATAATAATGGATTATTTAACGCTTTAAAAGACGGAAAAACAGATATTGCTCTAAATATAATAAAGTTTGGAACTAATGTTAATATAAAAGATGAGTATGGCTGGAGTTTATTGCATAGGGCTGTTGAATATAATAATATATCTGTAGTTAATGAATTATTAAAAAATAAAAAAATA is a genomic window containing:
- a CDS encoding ankyrin repeat domain-containing protein: MRKIALFILLFNILLISNIHAQNNNQKYDIDNNGLFNALKDGKTDIALNIIKFGTNVNIKDEYGWSLLHRAVEYNNISVVNELLKNKKI